One genomic window of Quercus lobata isolate SW786 chromosome 9, ValleyOak3.0 Primary Assembly, whole genome shotgun sequence includes the following:
- the LOC115962197 gene encoding uncharacterized protein LOC115962197, protein MLRTPHNLAREELASCLPLVLLSYHKCKSSHSIGVLFRYTGNCRNYSVQIPNHSYGKILRQSGRPLKFATGETNSILQSSGLQHWFKNWQELRKHKLTASTFAGAIGFWPRRRAQLWLEKIGAIEPFSGNLATCWSNIKEEEALERYKLITGNTVLFPEFQVYGERDPKDDWLAGSPDGVVERLVYGLPSRGVLEIKCPFFNGDMSKAVPWSRVPLYCIPQAQGLMEIMDRDWMDFYVWTPKGSSLFRLYRDVEYWHVLKIALSDFWWNHVQPARELCRKSVITDPLYQLRTIRPAPRHELCSYIVYESRRVVNDSNLLMREIYGKLQN, encoded by the exons ATGCTTCGGACTCCTCACAATCTTGCTCG TGAAGAACTTGCTTCTTGCCTCCCTCTTGTCCTGCTGTCATATCACAAGTGCAAGAGTAGCCACAGCATTGGTGTGCTCTTTAGATATACTGGCAATTGTAGGAACTACAgtgtccaaattccaaatcattCCTATGGAAAAATTTTGAGGCAATCTGGTCGCCCTCTAAAATTTGCAACAGGTGAAACCAATTCTATTCTTCAATCAAGTGGTCTTCAGCACTGGTTCAAAAATTGGCAAGAACTCAGGAAACATAAATTGACGGCAAGCACTTTTGCTGGGGCTATTGGTTTTTGGCCTCGACGAAGAGCCCAACTATGGTTAGAGAAAATTGGGGCAATTGAGCCATTTTCAGGCAACCTGGCTACCTGTTGGAGTAATATTAAAGAAGAGGAAGCACTTGAAAGATACAAGCTTATAACGGGAAACACTGTTTTGTTTCCTGAATTTCAGGTTTATGGTGAGAGGGACCCAAAAGATGATTGGCTAGCAGGTTCACCAGATGGTGTAGTTGAGAGGCTAGTTTATGGGCTGCCTTCACGAGGAGTGCTGGAGATAAAGTGTCCATTTTTCAATGGAGATATGAGCAAAGCTGTCCCCTGGTCACGAGTCCCCCTTTACTGCATTCCACAAGCTCAGGGTTTAATGGAAATAATGGACAGGGATTGGATGGATTTCTATGTTTGGACTCCTAAAGGGAGTAGTCTATTCCGATTATATAGAGATGTAGAGTACTGGCATGTGTTAAAAATAGCACTCTCTGATTTTTGGTGGAATCATGTCCAGCCAGCCAGGGAGTTGTGTAGAAAATCTGTGATCACGGATCCCCTGTATCAATTACGAACAATCAGGCCAGCACCAAGACATGAATTATGCAGTTATATTGTTTATGAAAGCAGGCGCGTTGTTAATGACTCCAACTTGTTGATGCGTGAAATTTATGGAAAACTGCAAAACTGA